In a genomic window of Pelotomaculum thermopropionicum SI:
- the AbrB gene encoding regulators of stationary/sporulation gene expression — translation MFFMETRISLKGQITLPAEARKKFGIKTGDVLKVRITEDGILVLPGKTGLNNNQANALETLRKTSGIWKDMEETGENFVRRLRAEDAERWKVLGIE, via the coding sequence ATGTTTTTTATGGAAACACGCATCTCTTTAAAGGGGCAAATCACCCTGCCTGCAGAGGCAAGAAAAAAGTTCGGGATAAAAACCGGCGACGTGTTGAAAGTAAGGATCACTGAAGACGGAATACTTGTCTTGCCCGGGAAAACGGGCTTAAATAATAACCAGGCAAACGCGCTCGAAACATTGCGTAAAACTTCAGGAATATGGAAAGACATGGAAGAAACGGGAGAAAATTTCGTTCGCCGGTTAAGAGCTGAAGACGCTGAAAGGTGGAAGGTGCTCGGCATTGAATAA
- the SalX gene encoding ABC-type antimicrobial peptide transport system, ATPase component yields the protein MLIAVKNLTKVYGKGPLAVRALDVESLEIKEGEMAAVTGPSGCGKTTLLNLIGALDGPTGGEIFFKGERISGRGETALCRFRREKVGFVFQAYHLIPSLSALKNVLVPAVPLGGGRVRRARELLRLVGLAGKESRRPGELSGGEQQRVAVARALLLDPELILADEPTGNLDSAAGAEIMELLKSLNRRGKTVIVATHDRRVAESCGRVIRLADGRVVS from the coding sequence GTGCTTATAGCGGTGAAAAATTTAACCAAAGTTTACGGTAAAGGCCCTCTTGCAGTCAGGGCGCTTGACGTGGAAAGCCTGGAGATAAAGGAAGGGGAGATGGCGGCGGTTACCGGCCCGTCGGGGTGCGGCAAAACCACCCTCTTAAACCTTATTGGTGCCCTGGACGGGCCGACCGGCGGGGAGATATTTTTTAAGGGGGAGAGGATTAGCGGCCGCGGCGAGACGGCCCTGTGCCGGTTCCGCCGGGAGAAGGTGGGCTTTGTCTTTCAGGCCTACCACCTTATTCCTTCTTTGAGCGCCCTGAAAAACGTGCTGGTGCCGGCGGTCCCGCTGGGGGGCGGCCGTGTCAGGCGCGCCAGGGAGCTTCTGCGCCTGGTGGGCCTTGCGGGCAAGGAGAGCCGCCGGCCCGGCGAGCTTTCCGGTGGCGAGCAGCAGCGGGTGGCCGTTGCCCGGGCGCTTTTGCTGGACCCGGAGCTGATCCTGGCGGACGAGCCCACGGGCAACCTGGATTCGGCAGCGGGGGCGGAAATCATGGAACTGCTTAAGAGTCTGAACCGGCGGGGGAAGACGGTTATTGTGGCCACCCACGACCGGCGGGTGGCGGAATCCTGCGGCAGAGTGATCAGGCTGGCCGACGGGAGGGTCGTTTCTTGA
- a CDS encoding hypothetical protein (containing COG1061, SSL2, DNA or RNA helicases of superfamily II and COG4279, uncharacterized conserved protein), whose amino-acid sequence MPRRKYGKTWWGAAWVEAMEKIDYNTNRLPRGRSYAAGGRVKEIKIDPAGKVLARVQGTRPTPYKIEIKFREFSRQEVETAAAIIASDPALAAELSMGRLPEKILELLKKNKILLLPEAWSDIAARCSCPDWANPCKHLAAVYYIMANEIDKDPFILFKLKGIDAEGLMQAAGFVSREQSAGSSHAEVISAGAPSFVPYQEFKIAAKEGRAAGSAAETAAERGPEGPGEMPEELCALAASRENEAIFALLGESPLFYPGGDFKAVLLRAYKNISRSMEKIELKENGYPFKDTALTLLYPSNAELRKKAPGRGPGRPFWQNFSFFAAPLDAASGKEKSGLLTSPAGKKKKLSVPLPEGNRLVLKNKKGVLLPAENVLDLFLSLPLRLPANRTSPWADFLSALAATAQALARSSSFIPVLRGLGTESAKDREPESFYIVYRPLDRSGKLQRVVDYLVSIMPPGFVFSQKEKGVLAGPAAVEELLTLALTYIAGRYAGTEPDKGDKVARAFFCGEPYLAQKFEEKQTAKAISDWLGWLNLRPAGVAPVIKIGLPRPGREKFTLRVQVENKKDPLAPVLPLREVFLDQKEIFSLPAEYVRREVARQLTVAGEHIPILKKLLSYKGEKAAALSAEALAGFLTEGQHICSLLGIRVMLPKELKQIASPRLALAARAVPGKGKSVSYLNLDEILEFSWEVSLGGAPVSAEEFRKLAESAAGVVKFRDKYLLLKPEEVSSILAKLSRPAPRLTAMEALRAAVTGEAAGAEFNPGPVLQKLADDLGTPADVSLPAGLKADLRPYQVRGFKWLYYNTVRGLGSCLADDMGLGKTLQVITLLLKLKEERWLEKPALVVCPTTLIGNWVRECSRFAPSLKAAVYHGSGRRLDTRGTDLLITSYGILRRETAKFKKKEWSLVIIDEAQNIKNPESDQTKAVKSLAAKCRIAMSGTPVENRLAELWSIFDFINRGYLGSLSEFTGSFAVPIEKYRDPDRIARLKKATAPFLLRRLKSDRTIIKDLPPKIVKEENCYLSREQAALYRQVVEQVMEEIEHSEGITRKGLVFKLITSLKQICNHPVHYSKKGKPAKEHSGKAEKALDLLAQIAAAGEKALIFTQYREMGELLVEMIREELQEEALFFHGGLPRQKRDEMVKKFQEDKGAAPFMVVSLKAGGTGLNLTAATHVIHYDLWWNPAVEDQATDRTYRIGQTRTVMVHRLISLGTFEEKINTMMASKRELAGLTVAAGESSLSELSNEELRKLFKLEG is encoded by the coding sequence GTGCCAAGGAGAAAATACGGCAAGACCTGGTGGGGCGCCGCCTGGGTCGAAGCCATGGAAAAAATAGACTATAACACCAACCGCCTGCCCCGGGGCAGGAGCTACGCCGCCGGCGGCAGGGTGAAGGAAATAAAAATAGACCCGGCGGGGAAAGTGCTCGCCAGGGTGCAAGGCACCCGCCCCACCCCGTATAAAATTGAGATAAAGTTCAGGGAGTTTTCGCGGCAGGAAGTTGAAACCGCCGCGGCCATAATTGCCTCAGACCCGGCCCTGGCCGCCGAGCTTTCCATGGGCCGCCTCCCCGAAAAAATCCTGGAGTTGCTGAAGAAGAACAAAATTCTCTTGTTGCCGGAGGCCTGGAGCGACATTGCCGCCCGCTGCTCCTGCCCCGACTGGGCCAACCCCTGCAAGCACCTGGCCGCCGTCTATTACATCATGGCCAACGAAATAGACAAGGACCCCTTCATCCTTTTTAAGCTTAAAGGCATCGACGCCGAAGGATTGATGCAGGCAGCGGGTTTTGTCAGCCGCGAGCAGAGCGCCGGCTCCTCCCATGCGGAAGTGATTTCAGCCGGCGCGCCTTCTTTCGTGCCTTACCAGGAATTTAAAATTGCCGCAAAGGAAGGCCGGGCAGCGGGAAGTGCGGCGGAAACGGCAGCGGAGCGCGGCCCGGAGGGCCCCGGCGAAATGCCGGAAGAATTATGCGCCCTGGCCGCCAGCAGAGAAAACGAAGCCATTTTCGCCCTGCTTGGCGAATCGCCTCTATTTTACCCCGGCGGCGACTTTAAGGCAGTGCTGTTGCGGGCGTACAAAAATATCTCCCGCTCTATGGAAAAAATAGAGCTTAAGGAAAACGGCTATCCTTTTAAAGACACCGCCCTGACCCTTCTCTACCCTTCAAACGCGGAACTGCGGAAAAAAGCTCCTGGAAGAGGTCCCGGACGGCCGTTCTGGCAAAATTTTTCCTTTTTTGCCGCTCCCTTAGATGCCGCTTCAGGAAAAGAAAAATCCGGACTGCTAACTTCCCCGGCAGGCAAAAAAAAGAAGCTGAGCGTGCCCCTGCCAGAAGGGAACAGACTGGTCCTGAAAAACAAAAAGGGGGTGCTTCTGCCGGCAGAAAATGTTTTAGACCTTTTCCTTTCTCTCCCCCTGCGGCTGCCAGCCAACCGCACCTCCCCCTGGGCCGATTTTTTAAGCGCGTTGGCGGCAACCGCCCAGGCGCTGGCCAGGTCTTCCTCCTTCATACCGGTTTTAAGAGGCCTGGGCACAGAAAGCGCAAAAGACCGGGAGCCGGAGAGCTTTTACATTGTGTACAGGCCGCTGGACAGGTCCGGCAAGCTGCAGCGCGTGGTGGACTACCTGGTTTCAATAATGCCGCCCGGTTTTGTCTTCAGCCAAAAAGAAAAAGGTGTGCTGGCCGGGCCCGCGGCCGTCGAAGAATTGCTTACGCTGGCCCTCACCTATATAGCCGGCCGCTACGCAGGCACCGAGCCGGACAAAGGCGACAAGGTCGCCAGGGCCTTTTTCTGCGGAGAGCCCTACCTTGCCCAAAAATTCGAAGAGAAACAGACGGCCAAGGCAATTTCCGACTGGCTGGGCTGGCTCAACCTGCGCCCCGCCGGCGTCGCCCCCGTGATTAAAATCGGGCTGCCCCGCCCCGGCAGGGAAAAGTTCACCTTAAGAGTGCAGGTTGAGAACAAAAAAGACCCCCTTGCCCCGGTGCTGCCGCTGCGCGAAGTGTTCCTTGACCAGAAGGAGATCTTTTCGCTGCCGGCCGAATACGTCCGGCGGGAAGTGGCGCGCCAGCTCACGGTTGCCGGGGAACACATCCCCATCCTGAAAAAACTGCTAAGCTACAAAGGAGAAAAGGCTGCCGCCCTTTCCGCGGAAGCCCTGGCCGGCTTCCTCACCGAAGGACAGCATATATGCTCCCTGCTGGGAATAAGGGTAATGCTCCCCAAAGAACTGAAACAAATAGCCTCGCCCCGGCTGGCCCTGGCGGCCAGGGCAGTGCCCGGCAAAGGGAAAAGCGTCTCCTATCTCAACCTGGACGAGATACTGGAGTTTTCCTGGGAGGTATCCCTGGGCGGCGCCCCCGTGAGTGCGGAAGAATTCCGCAAGCTGGCGGAATCTGCAGCAGGCGTAGTGAAGTTTAGAGACAAGTACCTGCTCTTAAAGCCGGAAGAAGTGAGCAGCATACTGGCCAAATTGAGCCGGCCGGCGCCGCGGCTTACCGCCATGGAGGCGCTGCGGGCCGCCGTTACCGGCGAGGCAGCGGGGGCGGAATTCAACCCCGGCCCGGTCCTGCAGAAGCTGGCAGACGACCTGGGCACGCCGGCAGACGTTTCCCTGCCGGCAGGGTTGAAGGCAGACCTGCGCCCTTACCAGGTAAGAGGTTTTAAGTGGCTGTACTACAACACCGTTCGCGGGCTGGGATCCTGCCTGGCCGACGACATGGGCCTGGGCAAGACGCTGCAGGTAATAACCCTCCTGCTTAAGCTAAAAGAGGAAAGGTGGCTGGAGAAACCCGCCCTGGTCGTGTGCCCGACCACCCTGATCGGCAACTGGGTCAGGGAATGCAGCAGGTTCGCCCCCTCGCTGAAAGCCGCCGTCTACCACGGCAGCGGCCGCAGGCTGGACACCAGGGGCACAGACCTGCTCATAACCTCCTACGGCATCCTGCGCAGGGAAACGGCCAAATTCAAAAAGAAAGAGTGGAGCCTGGTAATTATCGACGAGGCCCAGAACATAAAGAACCCGGAAAGCGACCAGACAAAGGCGGTAAAGTCCCTGGCGGCCAAATGCCGCATCGCCATGAGCGGCACGCCGGTGGAAAACAGGCTGGCGGAACTGTGGAGCATTTTCGATTTTATCAACAGAGGCTACCTGGGCAGCCTGAGCGAATTCACCGGCAGCTTTGCCGTCCCCATAGAAAAATACAGGGACCCGGACAGAATAGCACGGCTGAAAAAAGCCACCGCCCCTTTCCTGCTGCGGCGGCTGAAAAGCGACAGGACAATAATCAAGGACCTCCCGCCCAAAATAGTGAAGGAGGAAAACTGCTATTTGAGCAGGGAGCAGGCGGCCCTCTACCGGCAGGTAGTGGAACAGGTTATGGAAGAGATAGAGCATAGCGAAGGCATAACCCGCAAGGGCCTGGTCTTTAAGCTGATAACTTCACTCAAACAAATCTGCAACCACCCGGTGCACTACAGCAAAAAAGGTAAGCCGGCAAAGGAGCATTCCGGCAAAGCCGAAAAGGCGCTGGACTTGCTGGCGCAAATCGCGGCCGCCGGGGAAAAGGCCCTTATTTTTACCCAGTACAGGGAAATGGGAGAGCTGCTGGTGGAAATGATCAGGGAGGAGCTGCAGGAGGAGGCCCTTTTCTTCCACGGCGGGCTCCCCCGCCAAAAGCGGGACGAAATGGTGAAAAAGTTCCAGGAAGACAAAGGCGCCGCCCCCTTCATGGTGGTGTCCCTCAAGGCCGGCGGGACGGGGCTGAACCTGACCGCCGCCACCCACGTGATCCATTACGACCTGTGGTGGAACCCCGCCGTGGAGGACCAGGCCACCGACAGGACCTACCGGATAGGGCAGACCAGGACGGTCATGGTCCACCGCCTGATCAGCCTGGGCACCTTTGAAGAAAAAATAAATACAATGATGGCCTCTAAAAGAGAGCTGGCCGGGCTGACGGTCGCCGCAGGAGAAAGCAGCCTCAGCGAGCTTTCAAACGAAGAGCTGAGGAAGCTGTTCAAGCTGGAAGGGTAA
- a CDS encoding hypothetical membrane protein — protein sequence MYWALAFALALSLPAAGAMILLGGWFLHFFGAGYAENGAGVIRYLALAVVPQCVNVRYITVNRVKKRVHLIVEHF from the coding sequence TTGTATTGGGCTTTGGCCTTTGCTCTGGCGCTGTCGCTGCCTGCGGCGGGGGCTATGATCCTGCTGGGCGGTTGGTTTTTGCATTTCTTTGGCGCCGGCTACGCTGAGAACGGCGCGGGTGTAATACGCTACCTGGCCCTGGCGGTTGTTCCCCAGTGCGTGAACGTTCGTTATATCACAGTAAACCGGGTGAAAAAGCGGGTTCATTTAATCGTGGAACATTTTTAA
- the Uma2 gene encoding Uncharacterized protein conserved in cyanobacteria — MDASCCEPGLAYKAIPEKAVYTYEDYCRLPEGAPYELIGGKLVMTPSPGKKHQIILKRLLKLLDNYVEDKDAGEVLCAPRDVCLAPTEVYQPDILFVAKDRLEISAEDKVNGAPDMIAEILSPSNAYYDLRKKFKAYEKYGVREYWIVDPEEASIEVYELADGKFRLAAQKEKSGTVSSVVLPGFTIKLEDIFPS; from the coding sequence ATGGATGCCAGTTGCTGCGAACCCGGTCTGGCTTATAAGGCAATTCCAGAGAAAGCAGTCTATACTTACGAAGATTACTGCAGGCTGCCGGAAGGCGCGCCTTATGAGCTTATCGGGGGAAAGTTGGTTATGACACCGTCGCCGGGAAAAAAACATCAAATAATTTTGAAAAGGCTGCTCAAGCTACTGGACAACTACGTTGAGGATAAAGATGCGGGTGAAGTTTTGTGTGCGCCGCGAGACGTGTGCTTGGCGCCCACTGAGGTTTACCAGCCAGATATTTTATTTGTGGCTAAAGACCGCCTTGAAATATCTGCTGAAGACAAGGTTAACGGTGCGCCTGACATGATTGCGGAGATCCTTTCACCTTCCAATGCTTACTATGACTTGCGGAAAAAGTTCAAGGCTTATGAAAAATATGGAGTTAGGGAGTACTGGATAGTAGACCCGGAGGAGGCTAGCATCGAGGTTTATGAGTTGGCAGACGGCAAGTTTCGCCTGGCAGCGCAAAAAGAAAAATCCGGGACAGTTTCTTCTGTGGTTCTGCCGGGTTTCACCATAAAACTAGAGGATATTTTCCCTTCTTAA
- the VapC gene encoding predicted nucleic acid-binding protein (contains PIN domain) → MNNLLLDTSVLVDHLREYKPATEFLETAFNSGAVVAISAVTEMELYAGKSMENPAIEEDVLKFLKLFKTLPVTSNIARQAGLMLRRYRHQGLTPIDAIIASTAMEHNANLITRNIKHFRMVKGIIVFGVPDETNSRPAKGEKKKE, encoded by the coding sequence TTGAATAATTTATTATTAGATACCAGCGTGCTGGTCGATCACCTGCGCGAATACAAACCGGCCACTGAATTTCTCGAGACGGCCTTTAACAGCGGAGCAGTGGTTGCTATTTCCGCAGTGACAGAAATGGAGTTATATGCAGGTAAAAGTATGGAGAACCCTGCCATCGAAGAAGATGTACTTAAGTTTCTGAAACTGTTTAAGACTCTTCCAGTTACTTCAAATATTGCCCGGCAGGCAGGGCTTATGTTAAGGCGCTACCGGCATCAAGGGCTGACACCCATTGATGCAATTATCGCCAGCACCGCCATGGAACATAATGCAAACCTAATAACCAGGAATATCAAACATTTTCGCATGGTCAAAGGCATTATCGTTTTCGGCGTGCCAGACGAAACCAATTCACGCCCGGCGAAAGGAGAAAAAAAGAAGGAATAA
- a CDS encoding HD superfamily phosphohydrolases, with the protein MKVYKWINENIYGSIPVTKTEFDLINTKAFQRLRNIKQLGLAHLVFPTADHSRFSHSLGVMHIIGRMAAHLRNKYQIFNTKEVDKLRIAGLLHDIGHYPLSHVGEKVYQLLTKKEAIITKKRKGNKNEENILHIASTELKQEDVNHEKLGKYVILNREEIKKILERDDFDPNEIAKIINGEHINLAYDQLIHSGLDADRLDYLLRDTTQTGAKYGLVDLDYIIRMLSVGRDENDNVWIGIDKRAIHSIEHFLLARYFSYSQVTWHRTIRGFEIMATALFYEMAKRGMVYDSFEQLKRIVDTDNWINFNDNYFYQKISEFSNRINNELCNILLFNLNNRRRAKLIYEEKDFRNGKAKSHSYAALENLIYKKRDEILKIANEHNIPEDFIFNQELSLKIDKIPSSTLLDITDENKKETIMVIDKGKIFPISSLPSSIIHPLSERSLYCLRLYVVDLFIGKTLEESNNLFDSFISDFKRLYDNELKFLKEKLP; encoded by the coding sequence ATGAAAGTATATAAATGGATTAATGAAAATATTTACGGATCAATACCAGTTACAAAAACAGAGTTTGATTTAATTAATACTAAAGCCTTTCAGCGTCTCCGTAATATTAAACAATTAGGTTTAGCTCACTTAGTCTTTCCGACGGCAGATCATTCAAGATTTTCTCATTCTTTAGGTGTTATGCATATTATAGGTCGTATGGCAGCTCATTTACGCAACAAATATCAAATATTTAATACCAAAGAAGTTGACAAATTAAGGATTGCCGGGCTGCTCCATGACATAGGTCATTATCCTCTTTCTCATGTTGGAGAAAAGGTTTATCAGTTACTAACCAAAAAAGAAGCGATAATAACAAAGAAAAGAAAAGGTAACAAAAATGAAGAGAATATATTACATATTGCTTCTACAGAACTCAAACAAGAAGATGTAAATCATGAAAAATTAGGAAAATATGTCATTCTAAATAGAGAAGAAATTAAAAAAATATTAGAAAGGGATGATTTTGACCCAAATGAGATAGCTAAGATTATTAATGGCGAGCATATAAATTTAGCTTATGATCAATTGATTCATTCTGGTTTAGATGCAGATAGATTAGATTACCTTTTACGTGATACAACTCAAACTGGTGCAAAATATGGTCTAGTTGATTTAGATTATATTATTAGGATGTTATCCGTTGGAAGAGATGAAAATGATAATGTTTGGATTGGTATAGATAAAAGGGCCATTCATTCTATTGAACATTTTCTTTTAGCAAGGTATTTTTCTTACTCGCAGGTTACCTGGCATCGAACAATTAGAGGTTTTGAGATAATGGCAACCGCCCTATTTTATGAAATGGCAAAAAGAGGAATGGTCTATGATAGTTTTGAGCAACTGAAAAGAATTGTTGATACAGATAATTGGATTAATTTTAATGATAACTATTTTTACCAAAAAATAAGTGAATTTTCAAATAGGATAAATAATGAATTGTGTAATATTTTATTATTTAATTTAAACAATAGAAGGCGTGCAAAATTAATTTATGAGGAAAAAGATTTTCGAAACGGCAAAGCAAAGAGCCACAGTTATGCAGCTCTTGAAAATCTTATTTACAAAAAAAGAGATGAGATATTAAAGATAGCTAATGAACATAACATTCCGGAAGATTTTATTTTCAACCAAGAACTTAGTTTAAAAATAGATAAAATTCCCAGTTCAACACTTTTAGATATAACAGATGAAAACAAAAAGGAAACCATCATGGTAATAGATAAAGGAAAAATATTTCCTATTTCTTCCCTTCCTTCTTCAATTATTCATCCCTTAAGCGAAAGAAGCCTTTATTGTTTGCGTTTATATGTAGTTGATTTGTTTATCGGCAAGACCCTAGAAGAAAGTAATAACCTTTTTGATTCATTTATAAGCGATTTTAAGAGATTATATGATAACGAGTTAAAATTTCTAAAAGAAAAGTTACCTTAA
- the LolE gene encoding ABC-type transport system, involved in lipoprotein release, permeasecomponent — MSLLIFSVQNAFRKKAAAVLAVLGVAFGTALMTFLFSVAAGMEKRAERTFSELSGKIVVTGRDAIFGGLFMGMGTPPVPAYYVQAIEGLPHVEKVYAQVSVIMRPKNVSYAMPLFGYGGEEAQASGKLPYGSLIEGSLPQNNREIIMGKSLQEYLNLLGAPFAVGGVYPFIVMEKGQAKDLELKVVGVYQTGNEVLDGAFSGSEELAREMGKIPAAYVSAINVVVDGVANVEGVARAIQQELAGKKPEVQVVVPREVLNPLKKVLETFGKFLKAVSLVAVLAGGLSIMVVMLLSVVGRMKEFGILKALGWTPANIVFMVLVESVVLSLAGSVLGVGLGCAGLAAAKAYIAGDIAAFTWRVAASVCLAGVAIGVAAGVYPAWRANGALPAKILREV, encoded by the coding sequence TTGTCACTGCTGATATTTTCCGTTCAAAACGCCTTCCGCAAAAAGGCGGCGGCGGTCCTGGCCGTGCTGGGGGTGGCTTTCGGCACGGCGCTGATGACCTTCCTTTTTTCCGTTGCGGCCGGCATGGAAAAGAGGGCTGAGCGCACTTTCAGCGAGCTTTCCGGCAAAATTGTGGTCACCGGCAGGGACGCCATTTTCGGGGGGCTGTTTATGGGCATGGGCACCCCGCCGGTACCGGCCTATTACGTTCAGGCCATTGAAGGCCTTCCGCACGTGGAGAAGGTTTACGCCCAGGTTTCGGTGATCATGCGGCCGAAAAACGTAAGCTACGCCATGCCTTTGTTCGGCTACGGCGGGGAGGAGGCGCAGGCTTCCGGGAAACTGCCTTACGGCAGCCTGATCGAGGGCAGCCTTCCGCAGAACAACCGGGAGATCATTATGGGCAAGAGCCTGCAGGAATATTTGAACTTGCTGGGCGCTCCTTTTGCGGTGGGGGGCGTCTACCCGTTTATCGTCATGGAAAAGGGGCAGGCAAAAGACCTTGAGCTGAAGGTGGTGGGCGTCTACCAGACCGGCAACGAAGTTCTGGATGGGGCCTTCAGCGGTTCCGAGGAGCTGGCCAGGGAAATGGGTAAAATTCCAGCCGCCTATGTTTCGGCCATAAACGTGGTGGTTGACGGGGTGGCCAATGTCGAGGGCGTCGCCCGGGCCATCCAGCAGGAGCTGGCCGGCAAAAAGCCGGAGGTGCAGGTGGTGGTGCCCAGGGAGGTGCTTAACCCGCTTAAAAAGGTTCTGGAAACCTTCGGCAAATTTCTAAAGGCGGTTTCCCTGGTGGCGGTTCTGGCGGGGGGACTTTCGATTATGGTGGTTATGCTTTTGTCCGTGGTGGGCCGGATGAAGGAGTTCGGCATTTTGAAGGCGCTGGGCTGGACGCCGGCCAACATCGTTTTCATGGTGCTGGTGGAGTCGGTGGTATTAAGCCTGGCCGGCTCGGTCCTGGGGGTGGGCCTGGGCTGCGCCGGGCTGGCCGCGGCTAAGGCTTACATAGCCGGGGACATTGCCGCCTTTACCTGGCGGGTGGCGGCCAGCGTGTGCCTGGCGGGGGTTGCCATTGGGGTTGCGGCCGGGGTTTACCCGGCCTGGCGGGCCAACGGCGCCTTGCCGGCGAAGATACTGCGGGAAGTGTAG
- a CDS encoding predicted nucleic acid-binding protein (contains PIN domain): MRAVIDTSVLVSGMLSKKSYPARVLDAWVFNRFSPVISPDLAKEYAAVLTRAKFDVLGPVEKRLQALERLLSFPWVVIAHPEEKIVVVSADPKDNTVLECAAGGKTPWVVSGDKHLLRLGSYKDITIVTAEQFAKVLRL, from the coding sequence ATGCGGGCAGTGATCGATACCAGCGTCCTGGTCTCGGGTATGCTGAGCAAGAAAAGTTACCCGGCCAGGGTTCTCGACGCCTGGGTTTTTAACCGGTTTTCACCTGTGATAAGCCCGGATCTGGCAAAAGAATACGCCGCTGTCCTGACGAGGGCCAAATTCGATGTCCTCGGTCCGGTGGAAAAGCGGTTGCAGGCACTGGAAAGGCTTCTGTCGTTCCCCTGGGTGGTCATAGCCCATCCGGAAGAGAAAATTGTGGTCGTATCCGCAGATCCCAAAGACAATACGGTTTTGGAGTGCGCGGCGGGCGGTAAAACCCCGTGGGTGGTTAGCGGTGATAAACACCTGTTGCGCCTGGGGTCTTATAAGGATATCACCATTGTGACTGCGGAGCAATTTGCGAAAGTTTTGCGGTTATAA
- a CDS encoding hypothetical membrane protein — MLNKRLMIYITYLVLGFGLCSGAFAACGGGLVRVFNTQPVLVARCEAGTPEGLRRICTAVKKPWGVSLRLKNGNSPPDMV, encoded by the coding sequence TTGTTAAACAAACGTCTTATGATATATATCACATACCTTGTATTGGGCTTTGGCCTTTGCTCTGGCGCTTTCGCTGCCTGCGGCGGGGGCCTGGTGCGGGTTTTCAATACCCAGCCGGTGCTGGTGGCCCGGTGCGAGGCCGGGACCCCGGAAGGGTTGCGGAGGATCTGCACTGCGGTGAAAAAGCCCTGGGGAGTTTCCCTGAGGTTGAAGAATGGGAATTCCCCGCCGGATATGGTATAA